The Stigmatopora argus isolate UIUO_Sarg chromosome 1, RoL_Sarg_1.0, whole genome shotgun sequence genome segment ATGAGTTTATTTCACTGCCGGTTTGTAAATGTGCCTCATTGTGGTACATGAACAACGCAACTCGGGACTGGGTGCCCCACATACAATTCTCCATGGGGACAATGTACGTGTAATTGCATCATCAATTCACCAACGTAACTGGGTATATGACCGGACAATAAAGTATGTGGAATAATCTGTTCTGTACTTTATTTATTAGCCTATTGATGTGTCACACAGAGGctggggaaaatgtttcttGAGTCCTTTTGCCGTCATCAGCGAGAGGTGGTGTTAAATTGGCGGAAATAATCCTGAGAGGGTTTGTTGGTGTACAACTCCTTGTTCAAGTACTGCTGACTGAAAGcaagaaaaaacatggaaatgACACACACATTAAGATTCTCAAATGTCTATTTGTTGCTCACTGTGCTTGCTGCTCTTTGGCCAGCTCCGTGTTGAATTGGTCTGCTTGGATCCGCTTTTCTCTCCTGAGATTCGAGGTTCTTCTTTCCTCCTGCCGGGCTTCTCCGGACGCCTTGAGCAGCTGGAAGTTCCACGCCGCTTCCTGGTTTTTCTCGGCATCACGCCGTCTCTTTGCAGGGTAACAGAGATTGGCAATGAGAGCAAGGTCTTGAGGCACTGCTCaattataaatcaaacactcgTTGTGCTTCAAATCTTTTCAATCCGCAATCGTATTTGACATTGCATCTCTGTGGCGTTTAAATAGATGCGCTGAGTACCATCatctaacccaagggtgtcagactcgggttggttcgcgggccgctttaacgtcaactggatttcacgtgggctggaccattttagatataatatttagattttttttattataaatggattaaatgaactggattaaaggccctgaatattcagttttttatagatctaaaacaatgtttattttaacttttttgaaatatatttttagattttacaaaatgattttttaactaaaacagaaaaaaatgattaaaaatttactattattgatttaaaagggggaaaatcaggaaatttaatatacatctatactcttcattttaatttgatcctaaaaccgaaagtcggcactcatgatttactttcccaaaatgatgcggcgggccagatttggccccgggccgccactttgacacatgtgatctaaccCGTCTCTCAACGCATTGCGCCTCCCGTTCCTTGTAGATGGCACTGAGCTGCTCAGGGCTCATGCCTGTCCAAGCGTCAGACGCAGTGGGTTTCCCGTCCTTCAGCTGCTTGACTGCCGCGTCCCAACCTTCTGTTATCATGGCCGATGTCAAATTGCGCCATTTCTCGGCAGGATTCCCCCTCTCCTCTTCCCGATATGCCTCCTTCCGTGTTTCAGTCTGCTCTGTAGCCTGCGGAGAGCCAAAGACTGTCAAGCCTCAATGTTTGCGTAGTTCCAAAACTCAATCAAAGCCAGCCACATTCAAAAGACACCCCCTTGAGTGCCAGCCATTTTAAAGGATTTTGGCTCATATTTGAAAGGCTGAAGAAATGTGTCTCATTAACCACGTCGCCTGCCATCAACTTCAATAAGaaaacgtgtgtgtgtttgtgtattgtACCAGAGCTCGATTGTAGCAGTCAAGAGCTACCAGGCCAgcttttcttctttcttcttcAGCTTGGTGTCGCTCTTTCCATCGGATGTCTTGCTGCAACAGCTCTTTCTCTGCCAACATCTCTATGATATGAACGTGTTTCAAATCAACACCTGTGTCTTTTGTCACGCATGCGTTCACCCACTCGTACATTGTACTCCCTTCCCTTCCATGTATGAATGCTACTTAGCAACAAAGGCGCAGGAATCAATGATGCTTATTTGCCATCATTATGCTCAGAAAAATAGGATACAACAGAATCACCTCTGTGCTTCTCCTCCATGCACCTTCTCTCATGTTGAACCGTTTGTGTCAACAGATCCCTTTCTGTTTCTTTCATTTGTTCTCTCTTTCGCTGTGCCGCTCCAACATCTTCACCCTAAGTCACACGAATGAAGTCAGACTGTTTTGAGATtatacatttgtcatttttttcagtcaacCTGAAAGATCTGCATGCTGGAAGGCCCCAGCTGAAAAACGTTGCTCTCGAATGCCCCCGCCAGACGGCACTTGAGGTCGGCATCGCGCGAGTCCTCCGCCCGCTGCTGGATGCGCCAGTACTGAGTCAGGCCATTGTGCAGAGCTTCacgcaattttttttcctctttgtctTTTTGTACCATCTCTTCATCATGCTTCAGTCGGAGCTcatctataaataaatagaagtaGTACTTTTTCTCGCCGCTACACCATCCTGGCCAACATTATGCATTTTTTACCATAAGCTTTGTCTCTTTCTCGTTCCATTTCTTCACGGTGCTTTTTCTCCTGGGTCTGTTGGTTGAGCGCATCCAGGTCAAGGCCCATCAGGCGCTGCCTGACATTGAAAACCCGAGCCTTCCGTGCAGCCTCAGCCGCCTGTCTGCGCTCCACAGAAGTCTCAATGGAGTGGTCAAGAGGAAATTGAACTTTGTACATCTTCTCTTGGAAGTCTGTAAGGAGAAGATACACCATTGTAATTTGGTGAAATAAAGATCTGACattatcgcagggcacaacttTTGCTGCATCTGAACATCTTGAACATTTGGAAATTGCCCACTGAAAAAGTAATTGGCTATTACCTCAAAGTTATATGTGACTTTACAGtaaaaactattattttttcTGGGCAACAAATTTCAGTCCTGAAATTTTACAACACCGCCATGGATAAGTTGTAGAAATGTAACAACAAAATCATGATAGAACCAACCCTGATCTCCCTTATGTACATATTCGCGTTAATTTGCATGTAAAAGTCGTAATCCTTCACTACTTACCAAATGAGGTTGTAGTCATTTGATCTGTTATCGTCCACCAATTTAATTTCTCAAGATTACGCCAATCAGGAATGTACTAGTATAAAGACCTTTGTATTCCAATCGATTCAACAAAACGCCAACAGAGACAAATCCACTGTTAGTGGCCCTCGGTTACCATGGTTACGCCTATACAGTCTTCAAATTACAACATATGTCCAAACCTTTATACGTTCTACTATATGAAAATGTGACAGACTATGAAGAGACTTATGATGgttattaattcattaattaaaaTTCCCAAACTGTCAACTCCACTTATTCGTGTTGTCGCGAGAAACCGCGAGGTTACAGCTCTCGCGCTCAAAGCTCTTCCTGTCGTATTGTAAAATGGCGCATTGTTGTCACCGCGCCGTCGTGACCGAGTAGTTAGTCGTATGACTGCATCGCAATGACAAAAACATCAAATGCACACTGCGATGTAATGCTCGTGTCATCAGGAGTCAAACTGAGCAGAGAATTTTATGAAGTTGCGCGCATGTTTTTAGTTTGGGACCTCGTCCAATAGACACCGCTTGTTAGCATTTCCTAGCACTAGCATTTCgcatccttcttttttttacgtGGGCGGCACATTTTGCGGGTGATTTACAACAACAATGGGTTACCTAAAACTCATCGAGATCGAGAACTTCAAGTCATACAAAGGACGGCAGATTATTGGACCCTTCCATAAATTCACAGCCATCATCGGCCCCAATGGATCTGGTATGTTTGCTCTTAAAAAGTGGCTGCACAAAATGTAACAAATTCATTAGTAGTCAAGATTCATTGCACCATAAACTAGTGCGTgttcaaaataatgaaaataataagtGCGTATTATTAATTGAAAGCCTGGTTTGAAGTCTGATTAGATGAGTTTTGAGTTTATTTTGAACAGATTGATGAACATAACAAAAGTGTAATCCCTTTTATTTACCTATTTAAATATCGTACAATGTTTCAGTGAGTGCGTTGTGTGTGTTTATCAGCTATATTGTAAATGTAAGAATACAACAATGCGCCTCCTTCATTTTATGTGtctaattaaaaatcaaaatcttTGTGCAGGAAAGTCGAATCTTATGGATGCCATTAGCTTTGTGTTGGCAGAGAAGACCAGCAACTTGCGTGTGAAGACTTTGAAGGATCTCATCCACGGTGCGCCCGTTGGGAAGCCGGCCGCCAACAGAGCTTTTGTCAGTATGGTCTACCAGGAGGATGATGGAGAGGAACGATCTTTCACTAGGATGATCATTGGTAGGAACAGCCTTTGAAAGTCACGGAGGAGTACCTAGTGTTGTGTGGAAGGGTGTGACAATATCCACATGGTGATATATTGCGATTTGGGTGTAAATCTCTCAAAAAACAGTGGATTCGTATCTTGATTCACAGTCTGGGGTCAGATTTAGGTACAATTCATAATATATGGTAAATGAAACTGCGAGGGGGTGATTGAATTCGTCCTTCGCAGTCTAAAGGAAATGGACGTcttgtgctgtcaatggcactcaaacacGAGCATACAAAGCTTAACTGAATTATGCATTTGTCTTTGTCAGTTggtggccaatgagttaagaaagaCACATTTGTTGACAATGTTACAATTGTATAGTGTGGCTGTATGCTGCACCGAAATATTCTCATAGTCTGTAAGGAACACAAAAGTTTTGGATACATTGTCCACAACGGTGCAACaagtaaacattatttttccgTACATatagcttgtttttctttttatcatttGTATCATTGAATATCGTTAATAATTGATCTATCGCCCCGTTGCTATCATGAGCCTCATATTGCAATTGTATCGGGAGTTACCCAGAGATACCCTCCTACAGTTGTGTGACATGTTCAATGACTGATGACTGGTTGCACTGAGTTACTACTTGGACTTGAATATTTTTGAATCGCTCatgtgatttttaattttttttgtggtaGGTTCCTCTTCAGAATACCGCATCAACAACAAAGTCGTGGGACTGCCGGATTATAGTGAGCAACTGGAAAAACTTGGTATTCTAATCAAGGCTCGAAACTTTTTAGTTTTCCAGGTGAGACAGAATACCATATACGGGTTGTTTGAGAAGAAAACAAATACTTTTTGAGGGGTTGTGGGTTAAAAATTACTCAGTGTTACATAAAATGCatattttccttttgtgttCAGACCAAAGTTAATCATAATTTAATCGCCTAATATTACGCCAAAAGCAGTTTGGTGTTCACAAAAATCTTGAGTCGAAGCCTGTGAAATCCAAACACTTGCaacgtaatgtaaaaataaacaataaaacagcTTTGCCCTAGTATTATTGCAACATTTCTCTTGTAATGTTGCGACTTTAAATATGTCATGTTACAACATACGACTCTTACTATGACGACTTTCCTTGCGCAAGATCACGGCGCCTATTTGGTGAAACTAGCGACATGCCGTCGCTTGGCGTCTTTCTGGCGGTGATTTTATTGGGTTTGCTTGACAACCCATCGCAAAACGAGGAAAATAAATGCGGCCGTGTGTGCCCAGCAGGGTTAAGCTTAGTTGTCCAcgtcattgtgtttttttttgtacagggTGCTGTCGAGTCAATTGCAATGAAGAACCCCAAGGAGCGTACAGCTCTTTTTGAGGAGATCTCTCGCTCCGGAGAGTTGGCCCAGGAGTATGACCGGAGGAAGAAGGAGATGGTGAAGGCAGAGGAGGACACCCAGTTCAATTACCATCGTAAGAAGAACATTGCTGCTGAGCGAAAAGAAGCCAAACAGGAGAAAGAGGAGGTGACCATTCTAATAAAACAATATAAACAATCAAATCAACTTAAAAGTTAAATGAGGGGTTCATTTTCCCTCCTTCAAAGCTGCATTGGAATTTATCTGCCAATTTGTTTCCAACCTTCCCCTTTCCACCAGGCTGAGCGCTACCAGCGACTGAAGGATGAAGTGGCGAGGGCCAGCGTCCAGTTGCAGCTCTTTAAGCTCTACCACAACGAGGCGGAGATCGAGAAGCTGAACAAAGAGCTTGGCCAGCGCAACAAGGAGATCGACAAGGACCGGAAGAGAATGGACCACGTGGAGGAAGAGCTAAAAGACAAGAAGAAGGAGCTCGGGAGGCTGATGCGGGAGCAGCAGACAATTGAGAAAGAGATCAAGTAAGTTACGAGGGAAATTTGCgtctcaatttgtggtcaatgCAAGCCAGTGTTTGTCTTTATTATAAATTCTACTTTTAAGTTTCACCGACCATAAGTCACACTCTGGATTGGCCGACTATCAAAATAATAGTTTGTGGCAGCCCCTCTTTCAATATACATTTCACCATGTTGCCGATTGCCCGACTTTTGTCCGCAGAGAAAAGGACTCTGATTTGAACCAGAAACGGCCCCAATATATCAAGGCCAAAGAGAACACCTCGCACAAGATCAAGAAGCTGGAAGCGGCCCGTAAATCGTTGCAGAATGCTCAGAAGATGTATAAGAAGCGCAAAGCGGACATGGACGAGCTCAATAAGGAGATGAAAGCGGTGGAGCTGGCCAAGCAAGATTTTGAGGAGCGTATGGAAGAGGAAGCCCAGAGCCAGGGCCAGGACCTGACCCTGGAGGAGAACCAGGTGCCGTCCATATTACCATTGAGTCAGAGAGCGCATGTGAAAGATTGAGTGCCGGGGACCTTTCTCAATCGGACGGATCTTTTAACATGAAGGACTTGGAATAATTCTGCACGCTTCATTTGCAGGTCAAGCAGTACCATCGCCTAAAGGAAGAGGCCAGTAAACGTGCCGCCACACTGGCTCAGGAGCTGGAGAAGTTTAACCGTGACCAAAAAGCTGACCAGGACCGCCTTGACTTGGAGGAGAGGAAGAAAGTGGAGACAGAGGTAACCAAGACATTGCCTATAGAATTTCTTTCTTTAagcccccaaaaaaacccaaaatatttttgtctccTCCAGGCCAAAATCAAACAGAAGATTCGTGAGATTGAGGAGAATCAGAAGCGCATTGAGAAGTTGGAGGATTACATCACCACTAGCAGGTCTGCTGCACTGCCTTGTAAAATGCAGTTTCTTTTGCTTAGTGGTTTTACCATTCCTTTACCCTGGTTTGCATGGTGACTATGTAGGCAATCTCTGGATGAGCAAAAACGCATGGAAGAGGAGCTGACTGAGGAAGTGGAAATGGCCAAGAGAAGGATTGATGAGATTAACATGGAGTTGAATCAGGTAGATGCCGTAGTGCAATctcaccctcctacttgaaatgagaaaagttgttataataataataataataataataataataccaacaatgataataaaagtactaataattattataataatattaataccaACAATGGTAATaaaagtagtaataataataataacaacaatgataatacaagtagtaataataattacaataataataataacaacaatgataataaaagtaataataataataattacaataataataataataataacaacaatgataataaaagtaataataataataacaataataataataataataacaataataataaaaacaatgataataaaagtagtactactactaataataataccaacaatgataataaaagtaataataataacaataataataacaataataataataacaatgctaataaaagtagtactactactaataataataccaacaatgataataaaagtagtaataataaaaataacaataacaacaatgataataaaagtagtactaataataataaaaccaacaatgataataaaagtagtaataataataaaaccaacaatgataataaaactagtaataataataccaacaatgataataaaagtagtaataataataataataccaacaATGATAATacaagtagtaataataataataccaacaATGATAATACAAGtagtaataatataataataataataaataattgcaattatgcttgggacttgttttttttaccatcgtAGGTGTCGTGCAAGCACTGTAAACACCCACccaattttatttgatcagaaacggGGTAAATAGGCCtctgttaacataacaattTTACAGTGAACTATagcctgaaaaaacaacataacagactTTTGttagtcagagagaaaaaaaacatgttagtcACACTTGAGTCTTAAGCCTGACTATTGGAAAAGATTTActtagtccagaaaatacggtacacatttttaatcatttttatttcgaTATTTAAGGCTATATCACCTAGCACTAATATAGAAACACGCAAAATCTCAAATGAC includes the following:
- the ribc1 gene encoding RIB43A-like with coiled-coils protein 1 translates to MTTTSFDFQEKMYKVQFPLDHSIETSVERRQAAEAARKARVFNVRQRLMGLDLDALNQQTQEKKHREEMERERDKAYDELRLKHDEEMVQKDKEEKKLREALHNGLTQYWRIQQRAEDSRDADLKCRLAGAFESNVFQLGPSSMQIFQGEDVGAAQRKREQMKETERDLLTQTVQHERRCMEEKHREMLAEKELLQQDIRWKERHQAEEERRKAGLVALDCYNRALATEQTETRKEAYREEERGNPAEKWRNLTSAMITEGWDAAVKQLKDGKPTASDAWTGMSPEQLSAIYKEREAQCVERRRRRDAEKNQEAAWNFQLLKASGEARQEERRTSNLRREKRIQADQFNTELAKEQQAHQQYLNKELYTNKPSQDYFRQFNTTSR